A single window of Ornithorhynchus anatinus isolate Pmale09 chromosome 3, mOrnAna1.pri.v4, whole genome shotgun sequence DNA harbors:
- the NDST2 gene encoding LOW QUALITY PROTEIN: bifunctional heparan sulfate N-deacetylase/N-sulfotransferase 2 (The sequence of the model RefSeq protein was modified relative to this genomic sequence to represent the inferred CDS: deleted 1 base in 1 codon) has protein sequence MLQLWKVVRPARQLELHRLVLLLIAFSLFSMAFLAYYVSTSPKAKEPLPLPLGDCSSGGAAGSAPARPPAPPRPPRPSEPARTEPVVLVFVESVYSQLGQEIVAILESSRFRYSTELAPGRGDMPTLTEHARGRYALVVYENLLKYVNLDAWSRELLDRYCVEYGVGIIGFFRAHEHSLLSAQLKGFPLFLHSNLGLRDYQVNPSAPLLHLTRPSRLEPGPLPGDDWTVFQSNHSTYEPVLLASLRPAESPEPGPIARRARLPTVVQDLGLHDGIQRVLFGHGLAFWLHKLVFVDAIAYLTGKRLCLALDRYLLVDIDDIFVGKEGTRMKVADVEALLATQNKLRNLVPNFTFNLGFSGKFYHTGTEEEDAGDDMLLQHRKEFWWFPHMWSHMQPHLFHNGSVLADQMRLNKQFALEHGIPTDLGYAVAPHHSGVYPIHTQLYEAWKSVWGIQVTSTEEYPHLRPARYRRGFIHNDIMVLPRQTCGLFTHTIFYNEYPGGSHELDRSIRGGELFLTVLLNPISIFMTHLSNYGNDRLGLYTFESLVRFLQCWTRLRLQTLPPAPLARKYFDLFPQERSPLWQSPCDDKRHKDIWSKEKTCDRLPKFLIVGPQKTGTTAVHFFLSLHPAVTSSFPSPSTFEEIQFFSGPNYHKGIDWYMDFFPIPSNASTDFLFEKSATYFDAESVPRRGAALLPRAKIITVLINPADRAYSWYQHQRAHGDPAALNYTFHQVISASPQAPPALRALQSRCLLPGCYSTHLQRWLTYYPSGQLLIVDGQLLRTNPAVSMENIQKFLGITPLVNYTQALRFDEAKGFWCQALEGGKTRCLGKGKGRRYPDMDAASRLLLVDFFRDHNIELSKLLSRLGQPLPSWLREELQRFGWG, from the exons ATGCTTCAGCTGTGGAAGGTAGTGCGACCTGCCCGGCAGCTGGAGCTGCACCGCCTGGTGCTGCTACTTATCGCCTTCAGCCTTTTCTCCATGGCCTTCCTGGCCTACTACGTGTCCACCAGTCCCAAGGCCAAggagcccctgcccctccccctgggtGACTGCAgcagcggcggggcggcgggctccGCGCCGGCCAGGCCTccggcgcccccccgc cccccccggccctcagaGCCCGCCCGCACGGAGCCCGTGGTGCTGGTGTTTGTGGAGAGCGTCTACTCTCAGTTGGGCCAGGAGATTGTGGCCATTCTAGAATCCAGTCGCTTCCGCTACAGCACGGAACTGGCCCCAGGCCGGGGTGACATGCCCACCCTGACCGAGCACGCCCGGGGCCGCTACGCCCTGGTGGTCTACGAGAACCTGCTCAAGTACGTTAACCTGGACGCCTGGAGCCGGGAGCTGCTGGACCGCTACTGCGTGGAGTACGGAGTGGGCATCATCGGCTTCTTCCGTGCCCACGAACACAGCCTTCTCAGTGCCCAGCTCAAGGGCTTTCCGCTCTTTCTGCACTCCAACCTAGGCCTGCGGGACTACCAGGTTAACCCTTCTGCACCCCTTCTGCACCTCACCAGGCCCAGCCGGCTGGAGCCCGGACCTCTGCCCGGCGATGACTGGACTGTGTTCCAGTccaaccacagcacttacgagCCGGTGCTGCTGGCCAGCCTGAGGCCCGCAGAgtcccccgagcccggccccaTAGCCCGCCGTGCCCGCCTGCCCACCGTGGTACAGGACCTGGGGCTCCACGACGGGATCCAGCGTGTGCTGTTCGGCCACGGCCTGGCCTTTTGGCTGCACAAGCTCGTCTTTGTGGATGCCATCGCCTACCTCACCGGCAAACGGCTCTGCCTGGCCCTCGACCGCTACCTGCTTGTGGATATCGATGacatctttgtgggcaaggaaggcacCCGCATGAAGGTGGCTGATGTTGAG gcCCTGCTGGCCACACAGAACAAACTGAGAAACCTGGTGCCCAACTTCACCTTCAACTTGGGCTTCTCGGGCAAGTTCTACCACACGG GGACCGAGGAAGAGGATGCTGGAGATGACATGCTGCTGCAGCATCGGAAGGAGTTTTGGTGGTTCCCTCACATGTGGAGCCACATGCAGCCGCACCTTTTCCACAACGGCTCCGTCCTGGCTGACCAGATGCGGCTCAACAAACAGTTTGCGCTG GAGCACGGGATTCCCACGGATCTGGGGTACGCAGTGGCCCCCCACCACTCGGGCGTCTATCCCATCCATACGCAGCTGTACGAGGCCTGGAAGTCTGTGTGGGGCATCCAGGTGACCAGCACAGAGGAGTATCCCCACCTCCGCCCAGCCCGCTACCGGCGTGGCTTCATCCACAACGATATCATG GTGCTGCCGCGGCAGACGTGTGGGCTCTTCACTCACACCATCTTCTACAATGAGTATCCCGGGGGCTCCCACGAGCTGGACCGCAGCATCCGGGGTGGAGAGCTCTTCCTGACCGTGCTCTTGAACCCA ATCAGCATCTTCATGACACACCTGTCCAATTATGGGAACGACCGTCTGGGGCTGTACACGTTTGAGAGCCTGGTGCGGTTCCTGCAGTGCTGGACTCGGCTGCGCCTGCAGACCCTGCCCCCTGCACCTCTGGCCCGCAAGTACTTTGACCTCTTCCCCCAGGAGCGCAGTCCCCTCTGGCAG AGCCCCTGTGACGACAAGCGGCACAAAGACATCTGGTCCAAAGAGAAAACCTGCGACCGACTCCCCAAGTTCCTCATCGTGGGGCCCCAGAAAACAG GAACAACAGCTGTGCATTTCTTTCTGAGCCTGCACCCTGCCGTGACCAGTAGTTTCCCTAGTCCCAGCACCTTTGAGGAGATCCAATTCTTCAGCGGTCCCAACTACCATAAGGGCATTGACTG GTACATGGatttcttccccatcccttccaatGCCAGCACCGACTTTCTGTTTGAGAAGAGTGCCACCTACTTCGATGCAGAGTCTGTGCCCCGGCGGGGTGCCGCCCTCCTGCCCCGTGCCAAAATCATCACCGTGCTCATCAACCCCGCCGACCGTGCCTATTCCTGGTACCAG CACCAGCGAGCACACGGAGACCCTGCGGCCCTGAACTACACCTTCCACCAGGTGATCTCGGCCTCGCCTCAGGCCCCCCCAGCGCTCCGTGCCTTGCAGAGCCGCTGTCTTCTCCCGGGCTGCTACTCCACCCATTTGCAACGATGGCTCACCTACTACCCTTCCGGTCAG TTGCTGATTGTGGATGGACAGTTGCTGCGCACGAATCCCGCCGTGTCCATGGAGAATATTCAGAAGTTCTTGGGCATCACTCCGCTCGTCAACTACACCCAGGCCCTCAG GTTTGATGAGGCGAAGGGTTTCTGGTGCCAGGCGCTAGAAGGGGGAAAGACACGCTGCCTGGGCAAAGGTAAAGGGCGGCGGTACCCGGACATGGATGCTGCA TCCCGCCTCCTCCTCGTGGACTTTTTCCGGGACCACAACATTGAACTTTCGAAGCTGCTGAGCCGGCTGGGGCAGCCGCTGCCCTCGTGGCTGCGGGAGGAGCTGCAGCGCTTTGGCTGGGGCTGA